The Lewinellaceae bacterium genome has a segment encoding these proteins:
- the moaA gene encoding GTP 3',8-cyclase MoaA, which translates to MKKKGLYDNHGRLINYLRLAVTDRCNLRCFYCMPEKGIDFADKKELFSYEEMRRTVQFLVTMGIEKLRITGGEPFVRKDMMDFLYAMSKLEDLKKINITTNGTLTEHLVPEFKKLRIHSVNLSLDTIDRERFHEITRRDELSTVLKTLDQLLYHGIDTKINTVVMEGKNTEDIIPMVELARELPVNVRFIEEMPFNGSGDRYPVLNWNHHKILDHIRQVFPDLYKIEDPLYSTSANYHIPMFKGTFGIIAAYSRTFCGTCNRLRITSKGLLKTCLYDSGIFNIKDMMRAGATDAEIKGAYFAAIENRAKDGWEAENLRLPGNEISESMTSIGG; encoded by the coding sequence ATGAAAAAGAAAGGATTATACGACAATCACGGCCGGCTGATCAACTACCTTAGACTAGCCGTTACAGACAGATGCAACCTCCGCTGTTTTTATTGCATGCCCGAAAAGGGCATCGATTTCGCAGATAAGAAAGAACTCTTCTCTTACGAAGAAATGAGAAGGACCGTCCAGTTTTTGGTCACTATGGGCATTGAAAAACTGAGGATCACGGGAGGCGAACCCTTTGTAAGGAAAGACATGATGGATTTCCTTTATGCCATGAGTAAACTCGAAGACCTTAAAAAGATCAATATTACCACCAATGGCACGCTTACGGAACACCTCGTTCCCGAATTCAAAAAACTGCGTATACATTCCGTCAATCTTAGTCTGGACACCATCGACCGTGAACGGTTTCACGAGATCACACGCCGTGACGAACTATCAACGGTACTCAAAACCCTTGATCAGTTGCTTTATCATGGCATCGACACCAAAATCAATACCGTGGTGATGGAGGGAAAAAATACTGAAGATATCATCCCCATGGTAGAATTGGCCAGGGAACTGCCTGTTAATGTCCGTTTTATTGAAGAAATGCCTTTTAACGGAAGCGGCGATCGCTACCCTGTGTTGAACTGGAACCATCATAAAATTCTCGATCACATAAGGCAGGTCTTTCCGGATTTGTATAAGATCGAAGATCCTTTGTATTCCACTTCCGCCAACTATCACATTCCCATGTTTAAAGGTACTTTCGGTATCATTGCTGCTTACAGCCGAACCTTTTGCGGGACATGCAACCGGCTGCGTATTACCTCTAAAGGCCTATTAAAAACCTGTCTTTACGATTCAGGAATTTTTAATATAAAAGATATGATGAGGGCCGGTGCAACGGATGCTGAAATAAAAGGCGCCTACTTTGCAGCCATTGAAAACCGGGCCAAAGATGGTTGGGAGGCAGAAAATTTACGCCTGCCGGGAAATGAGATATCTGAATCTATGACCAGTATCGGAGGGTGA
- a CDS encoding universal stress protein, which yields MISIEILGLRGYHETELLKANLIKALEHFEMDVQIAEVTDVDALVNTHVDGIPALVVNGEVLVQNEIPEVKDLELMLKNLFNKEKSSPMKKIITSTDFSTTSMEGFQFAMEMASLLEASVDLVHVYSGTFSPDQPIIMQTAPTQHEAIVRHLKNFEKKGVDAFKATSGKIPQVTTKAVLGFPEVELVKFSNQEDAYMVVMSTSGSHGISGKLFGTISTYVARKASCPVMLIPRETVFKPFRHILYASNFEGVDEKNIQRLTQFAQLFKANIHFVHVQTNKEATPTFKEVEDRILSVIFKEGDPSYSFEMTEVNSESIVEGLNRYAEEKKIDLVVMVSPHRHFLESLFHKSTTTAFAFNSTLPVMVLH from the coding sequence ATGATTAGTATTGAAATACTCGGTTTAAGGGGTTATCATGAAACGGAACTTCTGAAAGCTAATTTGATAAAAGCCTTGGAGCATTTTGAAATGGACGTTCAAATTGCAGAAGTTACGGATGTAGATGCTTTAGTCAATACTCATGTGGATGGGATACCCGCTCTTGTAGTAAACGGTGAAGTATTGGTTCAAAATGAAATTCCTGAGGTTAAAGACCTGGAGTTAATGTTGAAAAATTTATTCAATAAGGAGAAATCATCACCTATGAAAAAAATAATAACTTCTACCGATTTTTCAACCACTTCCATGGAGGGGTTCCAATTTGCAATGGAAATGGCTTCTTTACTTGAGGCTTCCGTTGATTTGGTGCATGTGTATTCCGGAACCTTTAGTCCGGATCAGCCTATCATAATGCAAACAGCACCCACCCAACATGAAGCCATTGTCAGGCATTTAAAAAATTTTGAAAAAAAAGGCGTTGACGCTTTCAAGGCCACTTCGGGCAAAATACCTCAAGTGACGACTAAGGCCGTCCTTGGTTTCCCCGAAGTGGAATTGGTTAAATTTTCCAACCAGGAAGATGCTTACATGGTGGTTATGAGTACCTCCGGCTCTCATGGGATTAGTGGGAAACTCTTCGGAACCATTTCAACCTATGTGGCCAGGAAAGCCAGTTGCCCGGTAATGCTCATTCCTCGAGAAACCGTTTTCAAGCCTTTCAGACACATTCTCTACGCCAGCAATTTTGAAGGAGTGGATGAAAAGAATATTCAGCGGCTTACCCAATTTGCTCAATTATTCAAAGCGAACATTCATTTTGTTCATGTTCAGACGAATAAGGAGGCCACCCCAACTTTCAAGGAAGTTGAAGACAGAATCCTAAGCGTTATCTTCAAAGAGGGTGACCCTTCCTATTCCTTCGAAATGACGGAAGTGAACAGTGAGTCTATCGTTGAAGGTTTGAACCGTTATGCGGAGGAAAAAAAGATCGATCTTGTGGTAATGGTTTCGCCCCACCGGCATTTTTTGGAAAGCTTGTTCCATAAGAGTACCACTACGGCTTTTGCTTTTAATTCAACTTTGCCGGTAATGGTGCTGCATTGA
- a CDS encoding CBS domain-containing protein has protein sequence MNLLAPVSRIMTTNLVTVNPKDKITKVKEIFDVKKIHHIPVVEGKKMVGIISKQDFLYFLHGFTDTGKIMGIDALESATCEKIMTKGLAKLEPGSRINVALEIFKENLFHALPVVDGENLVGIITTYDILSRLAEEPITLKDYKDSSQ, from the coding sequence ATGAATCTTTTAGCACCCGTTTCCAGAATCATGACTACCAACCTGGTAACTGTTAATCCAAAGGACAAAATTACAAAAGTCAAGGAAATCTTTGATGTAAAAAAAATCCACCATATCCCGGTAGTAGAGGGTAAAAAAATGGTAGGAATAATCAGTAAACAGGATTTCCTGTATTTCCTTCACGGATTTACGGACACAGGAAAAATCATGGGTATTGATGCGCTGGAATCAGCCACATGTGAAAAAATTATGACCAAAGGTTTGGCAAAACTGGAGCCAGGAAGTAGAATTAACGTTGCCCTGGAAATTTTTAAAGAAAACCTGTTTCATGCATTGCCTGTGGTAGATGGTGAAAACCTGGTTGGAATTATTACTACCTACGACATTCTAAGCAGACTAGCGGAAGAGCCGATAACCTTGAAGGATTATAAGGATTCAAGCCAATAA
- a CDS encoding PAS domain-containing sensor histidine kinase, whose protein sequence is MHKQLTQQELQELALRLNSVIETAIDSIITIDSRGVIESINPAVTKLFGYSKEELIGQNVSILMPSPDREQHDRYIGNYIGSRQPKIIGIGREVVARKKNGVLFPIRLAVSEFKLNDKTTFTGIIHDLTEVKQAEERIKKLNEELEQKVNTRTEELARTINKLLKSNKQLEHEIIERKAVEAALRKSERDLTKAFEKEKELNAMKTRFVSLASHEFRTPLSTILSSADLVEAYKEEVHQTNRLKHTHRIKAAVNNLNTILNDFLSLSRLDEKKVEAKPVMFSFSEFKEEIIDQIQGFLKQGQRLVHTNELETELLCLDKQLLKNILLNLLTNAIKYSDENKSIYCRSYLENDDLVIEVKDEGIGIPKEEQKHLFTRFFRAKNVENIKGTGLGLNIVRNYVELMDGKINFTSEEGKGSTFIITIPLAE, encoded by the coding sequence TTGCATAAACAACTCACTCAACAAGAATTACAGGAACTGGCGCTCCGACTGAACTCAGTAATTGAAACGGCTATAGACAGTATTATCACTATTGACTCCAGGGGGGTGATCGAAAGCATAAATCCTGCGGTAACCAAGCTTTTTGGTTATTCAAAAGAAGAACTTATAGGCCAAAATGTAAGCATCTTAATGCCTTCTCCCGACCGCGAACAACACGACAGGTATATCGGAAATTATATAGGCAGCCGGCAACCCAAGATTATTGGTATAGGCCGAGAAGTGGTGGCACGCAAAAAAAATGGCGTGCTTTTTCCTATTCGTTTGGCGGTTAGTGAATTTAAATTAAATGATAAAACCACCTTTACAGGAATCATTCACGACCTGACAGAAGTTAAACAAGCTGAGGAAAGAATCAAAAAACTAAATGAAGAGCTCGAACAAAAAGTGAATACCCGTACTGAAGAACTTGCCAGAACGATCAATAAATTGCTCAAATCCAATAAACAACTTGAGCATGAAATCATAGAGCGCAAGGCGGTAGAAGCCGCCCTTCGAAAAAGTGAAAGAGATTTAACCAAAGCCTTCGAAAAAGAAAAAGAACTCAATGCCATGAAAACGCGTTTCGTATCCCTTGCTTCTCATGAGTTCAGAACGCCTTTGAGTACTATTCTTTCCTCTGCAGACCTGGTAGAAGCCTATAAGGAAGAAGTTCATCAGACCAACCGCTTGAAACATACCCACAGGATCAAAGCTGCCGTAAATAATCTGAATACCATTTTGAATGACTTTCTTTCCCTCAGCAGACTTGATGAAAAGAAAGTTGAAGCCAAACCTGTAATGTTTTCCTTTTCCGAATTCAAAGAAGAAATTATTGACCAGATACAAGGATTCTTAAAGCAAGGCCAACGCCTTGTCCACACAAATGAACTGGAAACGGAATTACTTTGCCTGGATAAGCAATTACTTAAAAACATTCTTTTAAATTTGCTGACCAATGCCATTAAATATTCAGACGAAAACAAATCCATTTACTGCCGGTCTTACCTGGAAAACGATGATCTGGTCATCGAAGTGAAAGACGAAGGGATCGGTATACCGAAGGAAGAGCAAAAACACCTTTTTACCCGTTTTTTCAGGGCTAAAAACGTTGAAAACATAAAAGGAACAGGATTGGGATTGAATATCGTTAGAAATTACGTGGAATTGATGGATGGAAAGATTAATTTTACCAGTGAGGAAGGAAAAGGTTCCACCTTCATCATTACCATCCCTCTTGCGGAATAA
- a CDS encoding response regulator: MKKILIIEDNNEVRENIEEILALVGYETFGAADGTSGVELAVNEEPDLILCDVMMPKLDGFGVLNILSKKPETADIPFIFLTAKTEASDFRRGMNLGADDYITKPFLKDDLLRVIEIRLNKSERLQKKYDRTKDAWISFINEQKGYDSMIKLAEEYPVKTYRKKEELFEEGKLPRSLFYITSGKVKIYKTNEYGKEFILNIRKEGDFIGYSALIKGQVYNFASAALENVEARVIPKNEFLKLFFSNQHVALHMIKMLADNVAEKEEQLLTLAYYSVRKRIANALLFLHGKYFEEGQKQTEIRILRDDLAHLVGTAKESVIRMLTEFKDDGYINIVEGKIIILDMEKLESIPG; this comes from the coding sequence ATGAAGAAAATTCTCATCATTGAAGATAATAATGAAGTACGCGAAAATATTGAAGAGATTCTCGCCCTCGTAGGGTATGAAACTTTTGGTGCTGCTGACGGAACCAGTGGCGTGGAACTGGCCGTAAATGAAGAACCGGACCTCATTCTTTGTGACGTTATGATGCCAAAACTGGATGGATTCGGGGTTTTGAACATCCTTAGCAAAAAACCTGAAACAGCAGATATTCCTTTTATTTTTCTTACTGCAAAAACAGAAGCCAGTGACTTTCGCAGAGGAATGAACCTTGGCGCGGATGATTACATCACAAAACCTTTTCTGAAAGACGACCTGCTTCGGGTCATCGAAATCCGGCTCAATAAAAGCGAACGCCTGCAAAAGAAGTACGACCGAACTAAAGATGCCTGGATTTCCTTTATCAATGAACAGAAAGGTTATGATTCCATGATCAAACTGGCGGAGGAATACCCGGTTAAAACCTATCGAAAAAAGGAAGAATTATTTGAAGAAGGAAAACTGCCCCGCAGCCTTTTTTACATTACTTCAGGGAAGGTCAAAATTTATAAAACCAATGAATACGGCAAAGAATTTATTCTCAATATTCGAAAAGAGGGCGATTTTATTGGGTATTCGGCTTTGATAAAAGGCCAGGTGTACAATTTTGCGTCAGCGGCACTTGAAAATGTTGAAGCCAGGGTTATCCCAAAAAATGAATTCCTTAAATTATTTTTCTCCAATCAGCACGTCGCCCTGCATATGATAAAAATGCTGGCAGATAATGTGGCTGAAAAAGAAGAACAGCTTTTGACGCTCGCTTATTATTCAGTAAGAAAAAGGATCGCAAATGCATTATTGTTTCTTCATGGAAAATATTTCGAAGAGGGGCAAAAACAAACCGAGATCAGGATTCTTCGTGACGATCTGGCTCACCTGGTGGGGACTGCCAAGGAAAGTGTGATTAGAATGTTGACAGAATTCAAAGATGACGGATACATCAATATTGTCGAAGGGAAAATTATTATCCTGGATATGGAAAAACTCGAAAGCATCCCCGGATAA
- a CDS encoding class I SAM-dependent methyltransferase, whose product MILRNAFLALVLFFVVAFMSCGTDPQEKAVPTPVNPDLVDPAQDGEGEGSGLTEDYSNTYREIWQKPDLVLQLLGGLKGKTVADIGAGSGFFTFRMIESADKVIAIDVDPRFINYLDSVKVRRLPENLQPKLETRLTTPDSPALQNEEVDVVVIVNTFMYIENHPNYLRILKKGMKEGGKLLIIDFKKKRTPVGPPSDIRQPLFVVENELYDAGYKNILTNDTALDYQYIVIAEK is encoded by the coding sequence ATGATATTAAGGAATGCATTTTTAGCCTTGGTTCTTTTTTTCGTCGTTGCTTTTATGTCCTGTGGAACTGATCCACAAGAAAAAGCTGTTCCGACCCCGGTAAATCCTGACCTTGTCGATCCTGCCCAGGATGGTGAAGGCGAAGGCAGTGGTTTGACGGAAGATTATTCCAATACTTATCGGGAAATTTGGCAGAAACCGGATCTTGTATTGCAACTGCTTGGAGGGTTAAAAGGAAAGACCGTGGCCGATATCGGGGCCGGCAGTGGTTTTTTTACTTTCAGAATGATAGAATCGGCAGACAAGGTGATCGCCATTGATGTGGATCCGCGTTTCATTAATTACCTGGACAGCGTAAAGGTAAGAAGGTTGCCTGAAAATCTGCAACCCAAACTGGAGACCCGTTTGACGACCCCAGATTCCCCGGCCCTTCAGAATGAAGAAGTTGATGTGGTCGTAATCGTCAATACCTTTATGTATATAGAAAACCATCCCAACTACCTCAGAATATTAAAAAAAGGCATGAAAGAGGGAGGCAAGCTACTCATCATAGATTTTAAAAAGAAACGAACCCCTGTGGGGCCTCCATCAGACATCAGGCAGCCCCTTTTTGTGGTCGAAAATGAGTTGTATGATGCAGGATATAAAAATATTCTGACCAACGATACGGCCCTGGATTACCAGTATATCGTGATCGCGGAAAAATAG
- the dnaX gene encoding DNA polymerase III subunit gamma/tau, which translates to MSNFVVSARKYRPTRFDEIVGQEHVSHTLKNALQSDHLAHAFLFCGPRGVGKTSCARILAKVLNCKSPTTDFEPCNTCESCKSFKENTSFNITELDAASNNSVEHIRALIEQVRFQPQQGKYKIFIIDEVHMLSQQAFNAFLKTLEEPPSYAVFILATTEKHKIIPTILSRCQIFDFRRIQVGDTVKHLQEICQKESIKADEDALHVIAQKADGALRDALSIFDRIIAFSGNELKYDDVIQNLNILDYDYFFKMTEAFLTEDSASVLNTFDEILKKGFDPDIFINGMAEHFRNLLVCKDSQTIKLLEVGENLQQRYARQSEICSNSFLLTALNIANDCDIEFKMARNKRLHVEIALLKMLYIQRVVEIPSLSTGEKVVSKEDEKKNPEAIAITQAEEPSPKADLKVSDPGETPVKEVNLKPSHSEKTLKKSSSKHGVEKIDINNLLAEVKVNDDQDLRNQEIELEIEKVQKAWDEYATESESDTFRLTLTNALLEVQEKEIRVIVGSRLAVDTIKTETGLIEYLRQELKCNELMLDLQVDESQKPVLEKPQKPLDAKGKFIKMRSINPNIQDLAKRFQLRPDEE; encoded by the coding sequence ATGAGTAACTTTGTCGTATCGGCGAGAAAATACAGACCGACCAGATTTGATGAAATCGTTGGGCAGGAGCACGTTTCCCATACTTTGAAGAATGCCCTTCAGAGTGATCACCTGGCTCATGCCTTTTTGTTTTGTGGTCCTCGTGGAGTAGGAAAGACGAGCTGTGCCAGGATATTGGCCAAAGTACTCAATTGTAAAAGTCCCACAACGGATTTCGAACCCTGTAATACCTGTGAATCCTGTAAATCTTTTAAGGAAAATACATCATTCAATATTACGGAACTTGACGCGGCTTCCAATAACAGTGTCGAACACATAAGGGCCCTGATTGAACAGGTAAGGTTTCAACCCCAACAGGGGAAATATAAGATCTTCATCATTGATGAGGTGCATATGTTATCGCAACAGGCATTTAATGCTTTTTTAAAAACCCTGGAAGAACCGCCTTCTTATGCTGTATTCATCTTGGCGACTACCGAAAAGCATAAGATTATTCCTACCATTTTATCCCGTTGCCAGATATTTGATTTCAGAAGAATACAGGTGGGAGATACCGTAAAGCACCTCCAGGAAATTTGTCAGAAGGAATCGATTAAAGCCGATGAGGATGCTTTGCATGTAATTGCTCAAAAGGCAGATGGCGCTCTTCGGGATGCTTTATCCATATTTGACCGGATCATTGCTTTTTCAGGAAATGAATTAAAATATGATGACGTAATCCAAAACCTGAACATTTTGGATTATGATTACTTTTTTAAAATGACCGAAGCATTTTTGACAGAGGACTCGGCTTCCGTCCTGAATACTTTTGATGAAATATTAAAAAAGGGTTTTGATCCTGATATTTTCATCAATGGAATGGCGGAGCACTTCCGGAATTTGTTGGTATGCAAAGACAGTCAAACCATAAAACTCCTTGAAGTAGGCGAAAACCTGCAGCAGCGATATGCCCGCCAGTCGGAAATTTGCAGCAATTCCTTTTTATTGACGGCCCTCAATATTGCCAATGATTGTGATATTGAATTTAAAATGGCCCGGAACAAACGTCTTCATGTAGAGATAGCTTTATTGAAGATGCTTTATATCCAGCGGGTGGTTGAAATACCTTCATTATCGACAGGGGAAAAGGTGGTTAGCAAGGAGGATGAAAAAAAAAATCCTGAAGCGATTGCCATAACCCAGGCCGAAGAACCATCGCCTAAGGCTGACTTAAAAGTCTCTGATCCCGGGGAAACACCTGTAAAGGAGGTCAATCTAAAACCTTCCCATTCCGAAAAAACCTTAAAAAAATCATCCAGTAAACATGGAGTGGAAAAGATTGACATCAATAATTTACTGGCAGAAGTTAAGGTAAACGACGATCAGGATTTACGGAACCAGGAAATTGAATTGGAGATTGAAAAAGTGCAAAAAGCCTGGGACGAATACGCAACAGAATCGGAATCGGATACTTTCAGGCTCACGTTAACGAATGCTCTTTTGGAGGTGCAGGAGAAGGAAATCAGGGTGATAGTGGGATCCAGGCTGGCGGTGGACACCATTAAAACGGAGACAGGTTTGATAGAATACTTAAGACAAGAACTAAAGTGCAACGAATTAATGCTCGATCTGCAGGTGGATGAATCTCAAAAACCGGTGTTGGAAAAACCCCAGAAGCCGCTCGATGCAAAAGGAAAGTTTATCAAAATGCGAAGCATTAATCCCAATATACAGGATCTGGCAAAGCGTTTTCAACTTCGACCTGACGAAGAATAG
- a CDS encoding TlpA family protein disulfide reductase: protein MRLNKFLLAVLFLSTFSFSLFSQSDDQAVRHDGNQKLPDTEIRTLDGQVTNLTQYVGSDAEKGKITVISLWASWCKPCQTELDAIADLYDEWQEEYDMQLIAITIDTQRALAKVKPIVESKGWEYIILSDANQALKNTLNFQSIPHTLLVDQNGNIVDVHSGYSPGNEYELEDKIKVLFNQ from the coding sequence ATGAGATTAAACAAATTTTTACTTGCCGTACTTTTTTTGAGTACTTTTTCTTTTTCACTTTTTTCTCAGTCTGACGACCAGGCTGTTAGGCATGATGGAAATCAAAAGCTTCCCGATACGGAGATCAGAACCCTGGACGGCCAGGTGACCAATCTAACTCAATATGTTGGATCGGATGCTGAAAAAGGTAAAATTACGGTAATCAGTTTATGGGCATCATGGTGTAAACCTTGCCAGACTGAACTGGATGCCATTGCTGATTTATATGACGAGTGGCAGGAAGAATACGATATGCAACTTATTGCTATCACCATAGATACTCAGCGGGCTCTTGCAAAAGTGAAGCCAATTGTGGAATCAAAAGGATGGGAATACATCATTTTGTCAGATGCTAACCAGGCTTTGAAAAATACCTTGAATTTTCAATCCATTCCTCATACCCTGTTAGTGGATCAAAATGGAAATATCGTAGATGTACATTCCGGATATTCTCCGGGCAATGAATATGAACTTGAAGATAAGATTAAGGTGTTATTTAATCAATGA
- a CDS encoding Omp28-related outer membrane protein, protein MQKIKIFLLAIPFICFSCHETIVPITIIQPEGDRVVLMEEFSGGSCVPCANAHAEIQNLLAVYPDNLIVITMHTFVGGQGNPVPGSTYDFRNQEAHDILENLGYPEGIPSGIINRKLFDTEPDLQLGLPSWPGYIASEVEIQPKLSVYVENEYDQNTRNLVIRVNLLPLEDLQGDLRLTVVITESGIINKQQTPDGVVDDYVHNHIFRDAISSTEGDVLGTLKSQEEKLVTYSYTLPEADGSGPWIPENCEIIAFVSYAGQGGGIKDVLQAGHAKVIE, encoded by the coding sequence ATGCAAAAAATAAAAATATTCCTACTGGCCATTCCATTTATATGTTTTTCCTGCCATGAAACCATTGTTCCCATTACCATCATTCAACCTGAAGGAGACCGCGTTGTTTTGATGGAAGAATTTTCCGGAGGAAGTTGTGTACCCTGCGCCAATGCACACGCGGAAATCCAAAACCTGTTGGCTGTTTATCCGGACAACCTGATCGTGATAACCATGCATACTTTCGTAGGCGGACAAGGAAATCCGGTACCGGGCAGTACCTATGATTTCAGAAACCAGGAAGCACATGACATCCTTGAAAATTTGGGTTACCCGGAAGGAATTCCCTCCGGAATCATCAACAGGAAATTATTTGACACTGAACCAGATCTTCAACTGGGTCTTCCAAGTTGGCCTGGATATATTGCCTCAGAAGTGGAAATCCAACCGAAATTGAGCGTTTATGTTGAAAATGAGTACGATCAAAACACGAGAAACCTGGTCATACGCGTTAATCTTTTACCCCTGGAAGACCTGCAGGGCGATTTACGTTTGACGGTCGTAATCACAGAAAGTGGTATCATCAATAAACAACAGACCCCAGATGGTGTTGTAGATGATTATGTACACAATCATATTTTCAGGGATGCCATTTCTTCCACGGAAGGGGACGTATTGGGAACGCTAAAATCACAAGAAGAAAAATTGGTAACTTATTCTTATACTTTGCCGGAAGCAGATGGATCCGGTCCGTGGATTCCTGAAAATTGTGAAATCATTGCCTTTGTGAGTTATGCAGGCCAAGGCGGTGGAATAAAAGATGTATTGCAGGCGGGACACGCCAAAGTCATTGAATAA
- a CDS encoding site-2 protease family protein: MKGTFRIATISGIPLRMHWTFLFILAWVGLAGMDNQGQLKWGHLSNLLLSVLTLFACVILHELGHALMARRYGIKTQNIVLLPIGGVAMLERLPVEPKQELLVAFAGPAVNFLIALIFFPFLLTMDPALLKDMTSFLFNIKEGAFPPFRVTFINWFLFFLVSLNIIVGIFNLIPAMPMDGGRILRALLAIKLPRHKATQIAATIGAIISGCIVIFGVFEFNWILVLVGLYVFTSAFGEFKTIKNELFLMENKVSQLMDTNFTTVNENTSLSKILEAFSNQDLNYIIVNNEEERVVGILTEKTVLEAVKNAVNQNTAIGSFFPFPVLQTEINESLQNALHSMYKNEKSALTVMNGKELIGVIDRETIHHFLK, encoded by the coding sequence ATGAAAGGAACCTTCAGGATTGCTACCATTTCAGGGATACCGTTAAGGATGCACTGGACTTTCCTTTTTATTTTGGCCTGGGTGGGCCTGGCAGGGATGGATAACCAGGGGCAGTTGAAATGGGGCCATTTATCCAATTTACTTCTATCTGTTCTTACCCTTTTCGCCTGTGTCATTTTACATGAACTGGGACACGCCTTAATGGCGCGCAGGTATGGAATAAAAACCCAAAATATAGTTTTGCTCCCCATTGGTGGAGTGGCCATGCTGGAAAGACTACCTGTTGAACCGAAACAGGAATTATTGGTCGCATTTGCCGGCCCAGCGGTTAATTTTTTAATAGCGCTGATCTTTTTTCCCTTTTTACTTACCATGGATCCAGCCCTGTTAAAGGATATGACCTCCTTTTTATTCAATATTAAAGAAGGCGCTTTTCCACCTTTTAGGGTCACTTTTATTAACTGGTTCTTATTTTTCCTGGTTTCCCTAAACATTATTGTGGGAATTTTCAACCTGATCCCGGCCATGCCAATGGATGGAGGAAGAATTTTAAGAGCCCTGCTTGCCATAAAATTGCCTAGACATAAGGCAACTCAAATTGCTGCTACCATCGGGGCAATTATTTCGGGTTGCATCGTAATATTTGGAGTATTTGAATTTAACTGGATTCTGGTTTTGGTTGGATTGTATGTTTTTACTTCCGCCTTCGGAGAATTCAAAACTATTAAGAATGAACTTTTCTTAATGGAAAATAAAGTGAGCCAGTTGATGGACACAAATTTTACAACGGTAAATGAAAATACCTCTCTTTCAAAGATATTGGAAGCCTTTTCCAATCAAGACCTCAATTACATCATTGTAAATAATGAAGAAGAACGGGTGGTAGGCATTCTAACCGAAAAAACGGTTTTGGAAGCGGTAAAAAATGCCGTAAATCAAAATACAGCAATCGGTTCCTTTTTTCCCTTTCCCGTATTGCAAACAGAGATAAATGAAAGCCTACAAAATGCTTTACATTCCATGTACAAAAATGAAAAATCAGCTCTAACGGTAATGAATGGAAAAGAACTAATAGGTGTAATAGACCGTGAAACCATTCATCATTTTTTAAAATAA
- a CDS encoding OmpH family outer membrane protein — translation MKKLLLLFSIILVSVSIGSAQKYGHLNFGNLLSAMPETKAADKTLEEYQKQLVAKGEKMASDFQKKVTDYYDQVQAGDLAPKEQADLEKALQKQQTDIQAYEQEVSQKIQEKRNELLQPIMEKAQNAINSVAKDQGYIMVFDSSVFNAILFAEESEDIMVFVAAKLGLN, via the coding sequence ATGAAAAAGCTTTTGCTCTTATTTTCTATTATATTGGTTTCAGTATCTATAGGTTCTGCCCAAAAATATGGTCATTTAAATTTTGGAAATTTACTTTCTGCCATGCCAGAGACCAAGGCTGCTGACAAAACTTTGGAAGAGTATCAAAAACAACTTGTAGCGAAAGGAGAGAAAATGGCAAGCGATTTTCAAAAGAAGGTGACGGATTATTATGATCAAGTTCAAGCTGGTGATTTGGCGCCAAAAGAACAGGCTGATCTTGAGAAGGCTTTGCAAAAGCAGCAAACGGATATTCAGGCTTATGAACAGGAGGTATCCCAAAAGATTCAGGAAAAAAGAAATGAACTATTACAACCCATTATGGAAAAAGCCCAAAATGCTATTAATTCCGTAGCAAAGGATCAGGGATATATTATGGTTTTTGACTCAAGCGTTTTTAATGCCATACTTTTTGCTGAGGAATCAGAGGATATTATGGTATTCGTTGCTGCAAAGCTTGGGCTTAACTAA